In Myxococcus stipitatus, the following are encoded in one genomic region:
- a CDS encoding 30S ribosomal protein S1, producing MQQNVNQQVETDAGEENFAAMFEESLKERGGDGILKEGEIVKGTVVQVTKDYAIVDIGYKSEGQVPISEFTNPRGEVSVKAGDPVEVLLESRENDTGMVVLSKEKADKMRIWDEISAACERDEIVKGTIVGRVKGGLSVDIGVKAFLPGSQVDIRPVRNLDQYISKEFEFKVIKFNKKRGNIVLSRRVLLEKQREEMKKETLKNLKEGAVLKGVVKNLTDYGAFIDLGGIDGLLHITDMSWGRIGHPSEMFNVGDEVRVVVLKFDPTQERVSLGLKQIQEDPWHRADEKYPVGTRVRGKVVSITDYGAFIEIEQGVEGLVHVSEMSWTKRLKHPSKILEVGQEVEAVVLDIDPKAKRIALGMKQIEQNPWTLLEDKYPIGSVIKGQIRNVTDFGVFVGVEEGVDGLVHVSDISWTQRIKHPGEMFKKGDEVEAVVLNIDVENERFSLGIKQLQPDPWETLSERLPVGSRVKGKVTKVTDFGAFVEIEPGIEGLVHVSELKEERVENPRDVVQEAQDVEVKIIDINTPDRKVALSMKALIGEGDDYREYLRKQAEGSKARLGDVMGKLTKK from the coding sequence ATGCAGCAGAACGTGAACCAGCAGGTCGAGACGGACGCCGGTGAAGAGAACTTCGCGGCGATGTTCGAGGAGTCGCTCAAGGAGCGCGGTGGCGACGGCATCCTGAAGGAAGGGGAGATCGTCAAGGGCACCGTCGTTCAGGTGACCAAGGACTACGCGATCGTCGACATCGGCTACAAGTCCGAGGGTCAGGTCCCGATCTCCGAGTTCACCAATCCTCGCGGCGAGGTCTCCGTCAAGGCGGGTGACCCGGTCGAGGTCCTTCTCGAGAGCCGGGAGAACGACACCGGCATGGTCGTCCTCTCCAAGGAGAAGGCCGACAAGATGCGCATCTGGGACGAGATCAGCGCCGCCTGCGAGCGCGATGAGATCGTCAAGGGCACCATCGTTGGCCGCGTGAAGGGTGGCCTCTCCGTCGACATCGGCGTGAAGGCGTTCCTCCCGGGCAGCCAGGTGGATATCCGCCCCGTGCGCAACCTTGATCAGTACATCTCGAAGGAATTCGAGTTCAAGGTCATCAAGTTCAACAAGAAGCGCGGCAACATCGTCCTGAGCCGCCGCGTGCTCCTCGAGAAGCAGCGCGAGGAGATGAAGAAGGAGACCCTCAAGAACCTCAAGGAGGGTGCGGTCCTCAAGGGCGTGGTCAAGAACCTCACCGACTACGGTGCGTTCATCGACCTGGGCGGCATCGACGGCCTGCTGCACATCACGGACATGTCCTGGGGCCGCATCGGTCACCCCAGCGAGATGTTCAACGTGGGCGACGAGGTTCGCGTCGTTGTCCTCAAGTTCGACCCGACGCAGGAGCGCGTCAGCCTGGGCCTCAAGCAGATCCAGGAGGACCCGTGGCACCGCGCCGACGAGAAGTACCCGGTCGGCACCCGCGTGCGCGGCAAGGTCGTGTCCATCACGGACTACGGCGCGTTCATCGAGATCGAGCAGGGCGTCGAGGGTCTGGTGCACGTGTCCGAGATGTCCTGGACCAAGCGCCTCAAGCACCCGTCCAAGATCCTGGAGGTCGGCCAGGAGGTGGAGGCCGTCGTCCTGGACATCGATCCGAAGGCCAAGCGCATCGCGCTGGGCATGAAGCAGATCGAGCAGAACCCCTGGACGCTGCTCGAGGACAAGTACCCGATCGGCTCCGTCATCAAGGGTCAGATCCGCAACGTCACCGACTTCGGCGTGTTCGTCGGCGTCGAGGAGGGCGTGGACGGCCTGGTGCACGTGTCCGACATCTCCTGGACCCAGCGCATCAAGCACCCGGGCGAGATGTTCAAGAAGGGCGACGAGGTCGAGGCGGTGGTCCTCAACATCGACGTCGAGAACGAGCGCTTCAGCCTGGGCATCAAGCAGCTCCAGCCGGACCCCTGGGAGACGCTGTCCGAGCGCCTGCCTGTCGGCAGCCGCGTGAAGGGCAAGGTCACCAAGGTCACCGACTTCGGCGCGTTCGTGGAGATCGAGCCGGGCATCGAGGGCCTCGTCCACGTCTCCGAGCTGAAGGAGGAGCGTGTCGAGAACCCGCGTGACGTGGTGCAGGAGGCGCAGGATGTCGAGGTGAAGATCATCGACATCAACACGCCGGACCGGAAGGTCGCGCTGTCCATGAAGGCGCTGATCGGCGAGGGCGACGACTACCGCGAGTACCTCCGCAAGCAGGCGGAAGGCTCCAAGGCGCGCCTGGGCGACGTGATGGGCAAGCTGACGAAGAAGTAA
- a CDS encoding Ig-like domain-containing protein: MRRWSPSILVVVLSLLGADPALAQGAVNSESLVLRRAREPQALVAQGTPSSGIGVSHTLGWFYYDALVERGYVDLRNPDDPTDDVLVDSDGNGLPDFHEDLYNLNPARGYIGQGPRCTPERLFTHQRSGGGTVQLREPELLTGSCTSPRSYEAGVGPRRWPTGEPGYPARPGGSVVGQPMNSATDLVTPEGYLVDSAIPDRLDEYFGDRGVFPHIPNLLEPRDPLNLGMGFGQILMLSTDDDGNQCPDLALATECLAPRMAQSSSGAPPLVGPVWDLTTADDGIPDYKASAFDPWGRLIPGQDPTVPIDESDRRVEMGLVDGQREIVFFLVTYSDQSYGTSTDTCFLPAPAGGGRLQCELWGHGDINVFFSKTALNLDLYQLPDNVVASVNPSQNWLQGDAASRITWESMGRIFITETEPLEAVSLGQKTPHVLILKPTLASDAWVMGWEDVNSGGTRGFNNTVFIIHGVGERPTLASIEIMDPNPSVEWQPVRIEATVYDREPEGPVPSGTVEFLVDGVVSTTVPLDATGRATTEISFAAGEYGVSARFTPGTDVHAASETGVYVQTVEPAVDAGEDAGSEDAGAVDAGSVDSGSDAGPVDAGSVDSGSDAGPVDAGSDAGEPDAGQVDAGSDAGEPDAGEPDAGQVDAGPDAGEPDAGEADAGEPDAGSDAGEPDAGEVDAGLDAGEPDAGEPDAGEVDAGSDAGESDAGEADAGGAADGGSDAGEADAGDSDAGSTDAGSGDAGSPSEDGGTDPGEGVTGPRDLKVTGWGCSSTEAGGSSLMLLSLWLSLSFMRSRRRANH; the protein is encoded by the coding sequence ATGCGCCGTTGGAGCCCTTCAATCCTCGTCGTGGTGCTGTCGCTGCTGGGGGCAGATCCTGCCCTCGCGCAAGGGGCGGTGAACTCCGAGTCGCTCGTCCTGCGTAGAGCCCGGGAGCCGCAGGCGTTGGTGGCCCAGGGCACTCCGAGCAGTGGAATCGGGGTGTCCCACACCTTGGGTTGGTTCTATTACGACGCGTTGGTGGAGCGCGGTTATGTGGACCTGCGCAACCCCGACGACCCGACGGATGACGTCCTCGTCGACAGCGATGGGAACGGGCTGCCCGACTTCCACGAGGATTTGTACAACCTCAATCCGGCCCGGGGTTACATCGGTCAGGGGCCACGGTGCACGCCCGAGCGGCTCTTCACGCATCAGCGCTCTGGCGGTGGGACGGTGCAGCTGCGTGAGCCGGAGCTGCTGACAGGTTCATGTACTTCGCCACGGAGCTACGAGGCTGGCGTGGGGCCTCGGCGGTGGCCGACGGGTGAGCCGGGCTATCCGGCGAGGCCGGGGGGCTCCGTCGTGGGGCAGCCGATGAACTCGGCCACCGACCTGGTGACTCCCGAAGGCTATCTGGTGGACAGCGCGATTCCAGATCGATTGGACGAGTACTTTGGTGACCGGGGCGTCTTCCCACACATCCCCAATCTGCTCGAGCCACGGGACCCGCTGAACCTCGGCATGGGATTCGGGCAGATCCTGATGTTGAGCACGGATGATGATGGCAACCAGTGTCCGGACCTGGCGCTCGCCACCGAGTGCCTTGCACCGCGGATGGCGCAGTCCTCGTCAGGCGCCCCTCCCCTCGTGGGGCCGGTGTGGGATCTCACGACCGCGGACGATGGCATCCCGGACTACAAGGCCAGCGCGTTCGATCCCTGGGGTCGGCTCATCCCGGGCCAGGATCCGACTGTGCCCATCGACGAGTCGGATCGACGCGTGGAGATGGGGCTCGTGGATGGGCAACGGGAGATTGTCTTCTTCCTCGTCACCTACTCCGACCAGAGCTATGGGACGTCCACGGATACCTGCTTCCTCCCAGCGCCAGCGGGTGGCGGCAGGCTTCAATGCGAGCTGTGGGGGCATGGCGACATCAACGTCTTCTTCTCGAAGACGGCGCTCAACCTAGACCTCTATCAACTGCCAGACAATGTGGTCGCCTCGGTGAACCCGTCCCAGAACTGGCTTCAGGGGGACGCGGCCTCGCGGATTACCTGGGAGTCGATGGGCCGGATCTTCATCACCGAGACGGAGCCCCTCGAAGCCGTGAGCTTGGGACAGAAGACCCCCCACGTGCTCATCCTCAAGCCGACCTTGGCCTCCGATGCCTGGGTGATGGGATGGGAGGACGTCAACTCGGGCGGCACCCGCGGCTTCAACAACACGGTCTTCATCATTCATGGCGTGGGGGAGCGCCCGACGCTCGCATCTATCGAGATCATGGATCCGAATCCGTCGGTCGAGTGGCAGCCGGTCAGGATCGAGGCGACTGTCTACGACCGCGAACCCGAGGGGCCGGTGCCCTCTGGAACCGTCGAGTTCCTCGTGGACGGAGTCGTCTCGACCACGGTGCCGTTGGACGCCACGGGGCGCGCAACAACCGAGATCAGCTTCGCCGCTGGCGAGTACGGCGTCTCCGCGAGGTTCACACCGGGCACTGACGTCCACGCGGCAAGCGAGACGGGTGTCTACGTCCAGACGGTCGAACCCGCGGTCGACGCCGGCGAGGATGCGGGATCTGAAGATGCTGGCGCAGTCGATGCGGGGAGCGTCGACAGTGGCTCGGATGCAGGACCGGTCGACGCTGGCAGCGTCGACAGTGGCTCGGACGCGGGTCCGGTGGATGCGGGCTCGGATGCCGGAGAACCCGACGCGGGTCAGGTCGACGCCGGCTCTGATGCGGGCGAGCCAGACGCAGGCGAACCCGACGCCGGCCAGGTCGACGCTGGCCCCGATGCTGGCGAACCAGACGCAGGCGAAGCCGATGCCGGTGAGCCCGACGCCGGCTCTGATGCTGGCGAGCCCGACGCCGGTGAAGTCGACGCAGGCCTCGATGCTGGTGAGCCCGATGCTGGCGAGCCCGACGCCGGTGAAGTCGACGCGGGCTCCGATGCAGGTGAGTCCGACGCAGGCGAAGCCGATGCAGGCGGCGCGGCCGACGGTGGTTCGGACGCGGGTGAGGCTGACGCTGGCGACTCCGATGCTGGAAGCACCGATGCAGGTAGCGGCGATGCAGGCTCTCCATCCGAAGACGGTGGAACAGACCCAGGTGAAGGTGTCACCGGTCCCCGCGATCTGAAGGTGACTGGCTGGGGCTGCAGTTCGACCGAAGCAGGCGGGTCATCGCTCATGCTCCTGTCGCTTTGGCTGAGCCTCTCGTTCATGCGCTCGCGGCGCCGCGCCAACCACTGA
- a CDS encoding acyl-CoA dehydrogenase family protein → MNLELTETQKLIRETARKFARERVAPLARELDRQERFPTEIFKELGELGLLGVNIPAQYGGSEAGAVSYALAMMEMAAADASTSVAMAVTNMCAELINAFGTEAQREKYVTRLASGEAVAGSFALSEPHAGSDPGAMLTSAVRRGDSWVINGSKQWITSGAHAGVLVVWARTAATGNKGLSCFIVEGGTKGLHIGRHEDKMGLRSSNTVALTFEDCVIPAENLLGAEGQGFRLAMVALDGGRIGIASQACGVARAALEASVSYVKDRKAFGQVIGEFQGPRFMLADMKTQIDAAELLTLRAAYMKDQKQPFTREASMAKLFASETSNRVCDKAVQLHGGYGYIDEFPVERYFRDARVQTIYEGTSEVQRMVIARESFRLLG, encoded by the coding sequence GTGAACCTCGAGCTGACCGAGACCCAGAAGCTGATTCGCGAGACGGCCCGCAAGTTCGCCCGGGAGCGTGTGGCTCCGCTCGCCCGCGAGCTGGATCGCCAGGAGCGCTTCCCCACGGAGATCTTCAAGGAGCTGGGGGAGTTGGGGCTCCTGGGCGTGAACATCCCGGCCCAGTACGGCGGCTCGGAGGCGGGGGCTGTCTCCTACGCGCTGGCGATGATGGAGATGGCCGCGGCGGATGCGTCCACGTCGGTGGCCATGGCCGTGACGAACATGTGCGCGGAGCTCATCAACGCCTTCGGCACCGAGGCCCAGCGCGAGAAGTATGTGACGCGCCTGGCGTCCGGTGAGGCGGTGGCGGGCTCGTTCGCGCTGTCGGAGCCGCATGCGGGCTCGGACCCGGGCGCGATGCTGACGTCGGCGGTCCGCCGTGGCGACTCCTGGGTCATCAACGGCAGCAAGCAGTGGATTACGTCGGGTGCACACGCGGGGGTCCTCGTGGTGTGGGCGCGGACGGCCGCCACGGGCAACAAGGGCCTGTCATGTTTCATCGTGGAGGGCGGCACGAAGGGTCTCCACATCGGCCGGCATGAGGACAAGATGGGGCTGCGCTCCTCGAACACGGTGGCGCTGACGTTCGAGGACTGCGTGATTCCGGCGGAGAACCTGCTGGGTGCGGAAGGGCAGGGGTTCCGGCTGGCGATGGTCGCGCTGGATGGCGGACGCATCGGCATCGCGTCGCAGGCATGTGGCGTGGCTCGCGCGGCGCTCGAGGCCAGCGTGTCCTACGTGAAGGACCGCAAGGCGTTCGGTCAGGTGATCGGCGAGTTCCAGGGGCCGCGGTTCATGCTCGCGGACATGAAGACGCAGATCGACGCAGCGGAGTTGCTGACGCTGCGCGCGGCTTACATGAAGGATCAGAAGCAGCCGTTCACCCGCGAGGCGTCCATGGCGAAGCTCTTCGCCAGCGAGACGAGCAACCGCGTCTGCGACAAGGCCGTGCAGTTGCACGGGGGCTACGGCTACATCGACGAGTTCCCGGTGGAGCGGTACTTCCGCGACGCCCGCGTGCAGACCATCTACGAGGGCACCAGCGAGGTGCAGCGGATGGTGATTGCTCGCGAGAGCTTCCGGTTGTTGGGCTGA
- a CDS encoding AgmX/PglI C-terminal domain-containing protein: MKKALLSVLVLASAASLAQGGPAKKPSGGKSGASATSAPAKSDAPDVARMPFTPDSIRQVVAYNQARIQECYEDHMAEKDKKVEGRLATTFTIDANGLVKSAKVVKKSSTLKDPNLHDCVVAVLSSMTFPKPPDGVDHPIEYPFNLKAIE; the protein is encoded by the coding sequence ATGAAGAAGGCACTGCTATCCGTCCTGGTCCTGGCCTCGGCCGCCTCGCTCGCGCAAGGGGGTCCGGCGAAGAAGCCCTCGGGCGGAAAGTCCGGTGCCTCCGCCACGTCGGCGCCCGCGAAGAGCGACGCGCCGGACGTGGCTCGCATGCCCTTCACCCCAGACTCCATCCGCCAGGTGGTCGCCTACAACCAGGCGCGCATCCAGGAGTGCTACGAGGACCACATGGCGGAGAAGGACAAGAAGGTGGAGGGGCGTCTGGCGACGACCTTCACCATCGACGCCAACGGGTTGGTGAAGAGCGCGAAGGTGGTCAAGAAGTCCAGCACGCTGAAGGATCCGAACCTCCACGACTGCGTGGTGGCCGTGCTGTCGTCGATGACGTTCCCCAAGCCTCCGGACGGCGTCGACCATCCCATCGAGTATCCGTTCAACCTCAAGGCCATCGAGTAG
- a CDS encoding acyl-CoA dehydrogenase, which produces MNFELTDVQREIQRMCREFAAKELTPNARKWDEQHAWPTDAVKKLAELSLLGVAVPEQYGGAGLDNVCYALAMEEISRGCASTGVIMSVNNSLYCDPVMKFGTEAQKEEFLTPFARGDKLGCFGLTEPEAGSDAAAQQTVAVRRGDEFIINGSKNWITNGPKADAIVLFTMTNREAGNKGISAFLVPTNTPGFIRAEPDKKMGISAAWSCSMFFEDMRVPAKNLLGKEGEGFKVAMSTLDGGRIGIASQALGIARAAYEEAVRYSGERKSFGKPIREHQAIQFMIADMAMEIDAARLLVWRAALLKDKGVRHSAESAMAKLYASEMASRVANKALQVHGGMGYSKEMDAERHVRDARITEIYEGTSEIQRIVISANVLKE; this is translated from the coding sequence ATGAACTTCGAGCTGACCGACGTCCAGCGCGAGATCCAGCGGATGTGCCGCGAGTTCGCCGCCAAGGAACTGACCCCCAACGCCCGCAAGTGGGATGAGCAGCATGCGTGGCCGACGGATGCCGTGAAGAAGCTCGCCGAGCTCTCACTGCTCGGCGTGGCCGTCCCGGAGCAGTACGGCGGCGCGGGCCTGGACAACGTCTGCTACGCGCTGGCGATGGAGGAGATCAGCCGCGGCTGTGCCTCCACTGGCGTCATCATGAGCGTGAACAACTCGCTCTACTGCGACCCGGTGATGAAGTTCGGCACCGAGGCGCAGAAGGAAGAGTTCCTCACGCCGTTTGCCCGGGGCGACAAGCTCGGCTGCTTCGGTCTCACCGAGCCCGAGGCCGGCAGCGACGCCGCCGCCCAGCAGACCGTCGCGGTGCGCCGCGGTGATGAGTTCATCATCAACGGCTCGAAGAACTGGATCACCAACGGCCCCAAGGCCGACGCCATCGTCCTGTTCACGATGACGAACCGGGAGGCGGGCAACAAGGGCATCTCCGCGTTCCTGGTCCCCACCAACACCCCTGGATTCATCCGCGCCGAGCCCGACAAGAAGATGGGCATCAGCGCCGCCTGGTCCTGCTCCATGTTCTTCGAGGACATGCGCGTGCCGGCCAAGAACCTCCTGGGCAAGGAGGGCGAGGGCTTCAAGGTCGCCATGTCCACGCTGGACGGGGGCCGCATCGGCATCGCCTCGCAGGCACTGGGCATCGCGCGCGCCGCGTATGAGGAGGCGGTTCGCTACTCGGGTGAGCGCAAGTCCTTCGGCAAGCCCATCCGCGAGCACCAGGCCATCCAGTTCATGATCGCCGACATGGCCATGGAGATCGACGCGGCCCGCCTGCTGGTGTGGCGCGCGGCGCTGCTCAAGGACAAGGGCGTGCGCCACAGCGCGGAGAGCGCCATGGCGAAGCTGTACGCCAGCGAGATGGCCAGCCGGGTCGCGAACAAGGCCCTGCAGGTGCACGGCGGCATGGGCTACAGCAAGGAGATGGACGCGGAGCGCCACGTGCGCGACGCGCGCATCACGGAGATCTACGAGGGGACGAGCGAGATTCAGCGCATCGTCATCTCCGCCAACGTCCTGAAGGAGTAG
- a CDS encoding enoyl-CoA hydratase-related protein yields the protein MAYENIRLEHDGAVATLTIDRPKALNALNNKTLQELEAAVRSLSSETRVLIITGGGEKAFVAGADIAEMASLSESQAQEFAALGHRAFALLESLSIPTIAAVNGFALGGGCELALACDFIYASEKAQLGLPEVGLGVIPGFGGTQRLTRAVGRARAKELVFTGARIDAAKAKEIGLVLEVLPADGLLAHCRAVAAKMLKNGPLAIGKAKRVIEQGADKDLTEANTLERQGFAELFGSEDQREGMKAFLEKRPAVFTGK from the coding sequence ATGGCCTACGAGAACATCCGTCTGGAGCACGACGGCGCGGTCGCCACCCTCACCATCGACCGCCCCAAGGCGCTCAACGCCCTCAACAACAAGACGCTCCAGGAGCTGGAGGCCGCGGTGCGGTCGCTGAGCTCCGAGACGCGCGTGCTCATCATCACGGGCGGAGGCGAGAAGGCCTTCGTCGCTGGCGCGGACATCGCCGAGATGGCCTCGCTCTCCGAGTCCCAGGCGCAGGAGTTCGCCGCCCTGGGCCACCGCGCCTTCGCGCTGCTGGAGTCGCTGTCCATCCCCACCATCGCCGCGGTGAATGGCTTCGCGCTGGGCGGTGGCTGCGAACTCGCCCTGGCGTGTGACTTCATCTACGCGTCTGAGAAGGCCCAGCTCGGCCTGCCGGAAGTGGGCCTGGGGGTCATCCCGGGCTTCGGCGGCACGCAGCGGCTGACCCGCGCGGTGGGCCGTGCCCGCGCCAAGGAGCTCGTCTTCACCGGCGCGCGCATCGACGCGGCCAAGGCCAAGGAGATCGGCCTGGTGCTCGAGGTGCTGCCGGCCGATGGCCTGCTCGCGCACTGCCGCGCTGTCGCGGCGAAGATGCTCAAGAACGGCCCCCTGGCCATCGGCAAGGCCAAGCGGGTCATCGAGCAGGGCGCGGACAAGGACCTGACCGAGGCCAACACGCTCGAGCGCCAGGGCTTCGCGGAGCTGTTCGGCTCCGAGGACCAGCGAGAGGGCATGAAGGCGTTCCTCGAGAAGCGTCCCGCGGTGTTCACCGGCAAGTGA
- a CDS encoding 3-hydroxybutyryl-CoA dehydrogenase, which yields MATEHIVVVGAGQMGAGIAQVALQAGLRVTLADVSKEGLAKGADRIRAGLKKLVEKGKLDAAKQQAAEANLSTLTNVTEAKDVDFAIEAVTENEDLKRRIFQDLDAVVRPGGILATNTSSIPITRIAASTKRPEAVIGMHFMNPVPVMQLVELIRGAATSEETYTTTRALSERMGKTTVVSKDYPGFIVNRILIPMLNEACYALMEGLGTAEDIDTAMKLGTNQPMGPLQLADFIGLDTVLYIAEVLHKGLGDPKYRPCPLLRQYVDAGWFGKKSGRGFYKY from the coding sequence ATGGCAACGGAGCACATCGTCGTCGTCGGCGCCGGGCAGATGGGCGCGGGAATCGCGCAGGTGGCACTGCAGGCCGGCCTTCGCGTCACGCTGGCGGACGTATCCAAGGAGGGTCTCGCCAAGGGCGCTGACCGCATCCGCGCCGGCCTGAAGAAGCTGGTGGAGAAGGGCAAGCTCGATGCCGCCAAACAGCAGGCCGCCGAGGCCAACCTCTCCACGCTGACGAACGTCACCGAGGCGAAGGACGTCGACTTCGCCATCGAGGCCGTGACGGAGAACGAGGACCTCAAGCGCCGCATCTTCCAGGACTTGGACGCCGTCGTCCGGCCCGGCGGCATCCTCGCCACCAACACCTCGTCCATCCCCATCACCCGCATCGCCGCGTCCACGAAGCGCCCCGAGGCCGTCATCGGGATGCACTTCATGAACCCGGTGCCGGTGATGCAGCTGGTGGAGCTCATCCGCGGCGCCGCGACGTCCGAGGAGACCTACACCACCACGCGCGCGCTCTCCGAGCGCATGGGCAAGACGACGGTCGTCTCCAAGGACTACCCGGGCTTCATCGTCAACCGCATCCTCATTCCGATGCTGAACGAGGCCTGCTACGCGCTGATGGAGGGCTTGGGCACCGCGGAGGACATCGACACCGCGATGAAGCTGGGCACCAACCAGCCCATGGGCCCGCTCCAGCTCGCCGACTTCATCGGCCTGGACACCGTGCTCTACATCGCCGAGGTGCTGCACAAGGGCCTGGGTGACCCGAAGTACCGTCCGTGCCCGCTCCTGCGCCAGTACGTGGATGCCGGCTGGTTCGGCAAGAAGAGCGGCCGCGGCTTCTACAAGTACTGA
- a CDS encoding Mrp/NBP35 family ATP-binding protein, giving the protein MSVSEADILAAMSKVIDPELHVDLVKAGMVKDVRVTGDTVKLKIELTTPACPMKGKIQADSEAALKAVPGLKSFNIEWGAQVRSAGGAAPAGGLLPKVKNIILVGAGKGGVGKSTVALNLATALGQHGAKVGLLDADFYGPSVPLMTGLGDKKPVSPDGKSLDPLIAHGIKVMSIGFLVEADQALIWRGPMLHGALMQLVRDVNWGELDYLVLDLPPGTGDVALSLSQSIRAAGAVLVTTPQDVALADVVRAKQMFDKVHIPVLGIVENMSQFVCPNCSHVTPIFNHGGGRKAAEMFGIPFLGEVPLDLKVRESGDSGVPVVVGAKDSLEAKAFQEVARNVAGRVSAQSAKSMPLPVVQAR; this is encoded by the coding sequence ATGAGCGTTTCCGAGGCCGATATCCTCGCGGCCATGTCGAAGGTGATCGATCCCGAGCTTCACGTGGATCTGGTGAAGGCCGGAATGGTGAAGGACGTCCGCGTCACCGGCGACACCGTGAAACTCAAGATCGAGCTCACCACCCCGGCCTGCCCCATGAAGGGGAAGATCCAGGCCGACTCCGAGGCCGCCCTCAAGGCCGTCCCCGGCCTGAAGTCCTTCAACATCGAGTGGGGCGCCCAGGTCCGCTCGGCCGGCGGGGCCGCCCCGGCCGGTGGCCTGCTCCCCAAGGTCAAGAACATCATCCTCGTCGGCGCCGGAAAGGGCGGGGTGGGCAAGAGCACCGTCGCCCTCAACCTCGCCACCGCGCTCGGCCAGCACGGCGCCAAGGTCGGCCTGCTCGACGCCGACTTCTACGGCCCCTCCGTCCCCCTCATGACGGGCCTGGGCGACAAGAAGCCCGTCAGCCCGGACGGCAAGTCGCTCGACCCGCTCATCGCCCATGGCATCAAGGTCATGTCCATCGGCTTCCTCGTCGAGGCAGACCAGGCCCTCATCTGGCGCGGCCCCATGCTCCACGGCGCCCTCATGCAACTGGTGCGCGACGTGAACTGGGGCGAGCTCGACTACCTCGTCCTCGACCTGCCCCCGGGCACCGGCGACGTGGCCCTGTCGCTCTCCCAGTCCATCCGCGCCGCGGGCGCCGTGCTCGTCACCACGCCCCAGGACGTGGCCCTGGCCGACGTCGTCCGCGCCAAGCAGATGTTCGACAAGGTCCACATCCCCGTGCTGGGCATCGTCGAGAACATGTCCCAGTTCGTCTGCCCGAACTGCTCCCACGTCACCCCCATCTTCAACCACGGCGGTGGCCGCAAGGCCGCCGAGATGTTCGGCATCCCCTTCCTCGGGGAGGTTCCGCTGGACTTGAAGGTGCGTGAATCGGGAGACTCCGGCGTGCCGGTGGTGGTGGGCGCCAAGGACAGCCTGGAGGCCAAGGCCTTCCAGGAGGTCGCTCGGAACGTCGCGGGCCGAGTGTCCGCGCAGAGCGCCAAGAGCATGCCGCTGCCGGTGGTGCAGGCCCGCTGA